In Desulfobotulus pelophilus, a single window of DNA contains:
- a CDS encoding DUF58 domain-containing protein, with amino-acid sequence MNRKPSSPKKNIILRPTGAGLFMGLILLVTLVASLNENNNLGLLLTFFLFSMALLSMAVTYRNLKGATIISMECDPVFAGETLCIHANISSPERPRTGLMLGRGKDISPPLGAGQNDRIRLSLCFPTGQRGIMQISGFSLRTQIPFGLFTASLPISMSVQAIVYPQPLAAPMPEPATGQSGQQGAATGLRRNGNEDFTGHRAYTPGDPIRRIDWKIFAKNRGLHIREFSNSGHAIILDYNNFRDMDKEERLSRLCHGILQAAASGNPFGLRLPDRVTALAATTQHRDHCLCLLSGFEKEDPFQEFFSLMLTAMEEDAGTKSLWHKLS; translated from the coding sequence ATGAACAGAAAACCATCTTCACCGAAAAAAAACATCATCCTGCGGCCCACCGGTGCCGGTCTTTTCATGGGCCTGATCCTTCTTGTCACCCTGGTGGCATCCCTTAACGAAAACAATAATCTGGGACTGCTTCTTACCTTCTTTCTGTTCAGTATGGCCCTGTTATCCATGGCGGTCACCTACCGAAACCTGAAAGGTGCCACCATCATAAGCATGGAGTGCGACCCTGTCTTTGCAGGAGAGACCCTGTGTATCCATGCGAATATATCCAGTCCGGAAAGACCCCGTACCGGGCTGATGCTGGGCAGGGGCAAGGACATATCTCCTCCCCTTGGGGCAGGGCAAAACGACCGCATCCGCCTGAGCCTCTGCTTCCCAACGGGCCAGAGAGGAATTATGCAAATCAGCGGTTTTTCCCTGCGAACCCAAATCCCGTTTGGACTTTTTACGGCCTCCCTGCCCATCTCCATGAGTGTTCAGGCAATCGTCTATCCACAGCCCCTTGCCGCGCCCATGCCGGAACCAGCAACCGGACAATCCGGACAGCAAGGGGCCGCCACGGGCTTACGGCGAAACGGTAACGAAGATTTTACCGGACACAGGGCCTACACTCCGGGAGACCCGATCCGACGCATAGACTGGAAAATTTTTGCAAAAAACAGGGGACTTCACATCCGGGAGTTCAGTAACAGCGGCCATGCCATCATTCTGGATTATAATAACTTCCGGGATATGGACAAAGAAGAACGTCTTTCACGGCTCTGCCACGGAATCCTTCAGGCCGCAGCCTCCGGCAATCCCTTCGGCCTGCGCCTTCCGGACAGGGTGACAGCCCTTGCAGCCACCACGCAGCACCGGGATCACTGCCTCTGTCTTCTCAGTGGCTTTGAAAAAGAAGATCCCTTTCAAGAGTTCTTCTCCCTTATGCTGACGGCCATGGAAGAAGATGCGGGAACAAAATCTCTATGGCACAAGCTCTCCTGA
- a CDS encoding transglutaminase TgpA family protein: MPPAPSSAYPLPEADSETPASAWKKPETLPLLILALAVAAGPQFLHQPLWLSAAVVLTWVLCLAMARGRVAMPGKKTLAVLTWSCFLIILGGSSGSFAQDAGSRLLLIMAALKVLEVKTRRDAMALVFIAHLLVLSSLLYSESLAMALYLAAALILNHGVLGLLHDPEAGIGQKIRNASLLFILAAPLAFTLFIIFPRLASPLWGIQQPSSAAATGFSDHLQPGLVTSLARDRSPAFRVHFEGAVPSSESRYFRGIIFRNATETAWLPDRTHQPAAPAAALSSPWVRYHIILEPHRQPWLFTLDWPMEGTPDSLLTDTGLMHGKEPVRQRTGYTLRATRTSHHLAPPEERDLYLPPESNPRAQALGKSILATGRTDRERLQALTDWFMEKPFHYTLNPGILPEKNAMDVFLFETRKGYCEHYAMGFALLARAAGIPSRIVGGYQGGEVNPVGSYLLVRQSHAHAWTEVFLEKEGWQRFDPTAFIAPDRLEEGGMEASLSEEDRRELAQARDRGRMGIQLRPFLLVWDSATWFWHRQVLSYTHARQQLFFSEAVSWLGDRKQPFFTILALCLLFLFLRCLTKMFLMGWNKEKKEKLPVAWQLFCRRMADAGLPRHPAEGPADYGARICSQRPDLCADTAPLIETYIRLRYGTEHPDRVDVELFLQQIKKRKIPSTRTAERNPFPGRPKTGP; encoded by the coding sequence ATGCCTCCAGCCCCCAGTTCGGCCTATCCCCTTCCGGAAGCAGATTCAGAAACCCCGGCCTCTGCATGGAAAAAACCAGAAACATTACCACTTCTCATCCTGGCTCTGGCCGTTGCCGCAGGCCCTCAGTTTCTTCATCAGCCCCTCTGGCTCTCCGCTGCCGTAGTACTGACCTGGGTGCTGTGCCTTGCCATGGCGAGGGGCAGGGTCGCCATGCCGGGTAAAAAAACACTGGCAGTCCTTACCTGGTCATGTTTCCTGATTATTCTTGGCGGGAGCAGCGGGTCTTTTGCTCAGGATGCCGGATCACGTCTGCTGCTCATCATGGCAGCCCTGAAAGTTCTGGAGGTAAAGACCCGGAGGGATGCCATGGCCCTTGTGTTCATTGCCCACCTCCTTGTACTGTCCAGTCTGCTCTATTCCGAATCCCTTGCCATGGCCCTTTATCTGGCTGCCGCCCTTATTCTGAACCACGGTGTTCTCGGCCTTCTTCATGACCCGGAAGCCGGGATCGGACAAAAAATCCGGAATGCATCCCTTCTTTTCATTCTGGCGGCTCCACTTGCCTTCACCCTGTTTATCATCTTTCCCAGACTGGCAAGTCCCCTGTGGGGAATACAGCAGCCATCCTCTGCCGCCGCAACAGGGTTTTCCGACCACCTCCAGCCCGGCCTTGTCACCAGTCTTGCAAGGGACCGGAGCCCGGCCTTCCGCGTTCATTTTGAAGGTGCGGTTCCTTCCTCTGAATCGCGCTATTTCAGGGGAATCATATTCCGGAATGCCACTGAAACCGCATGGCTCCCGGACAGAACACACCAGCCCGCCGCTCCTGCCGCAGCACTGTCTTCCCCATGGGTTCGCTATCACATCATACTGGAACCCCACCGCCAGCCATGGCTCTTTACTCTGGACTGGCCCATGGAAGGAACGCCGGACAGCCTTCTGACAGACACCGGACTGATGCATGGCAAAGAACCCGTCAGACAGCGTACGGGCTACACCCTCCGTGCTACCCGGACAAGTCACCATCTTGCCCCTCCTGAAGAAAGGGATCTCTATCTGCCTCCGGAAAGTAACCCACGGGCACAGGCACTGGGGAAAAGCATTCTGGCTACAGGCAGAACGGACCGTGAAAGATTGCAGGCTCTGACAGACTGGTTCATGGAAAAACCCTTTCACTACACCCTGAATCCCGGCATCCTTCCGGAAAAAAACGCCATGGATGTCTTTCTCTTTGAAACCAGAAAGGGATATTGTGAACACTATGCCATGGGCTTTGCCCTGCTGGCTCGGGCAGCGGGTATTCCCAGCCGTATTGTAGGGGGGTATCAGGGCGGGGAGGTGAATCCTGTGGGGTCCTATCTTCTGGTACGCCAGTCCCATGCCCATGCCTGGACAGAGGTATTCCTTGAAAAAGAAGGATGGCAGCGCTTTGACCCCACGGCCTTCATTGCACCGGACCGCCTGGAAGAAGGCGGCATGGAGGCCTCCCTTTCCGAAGAGGACAGGCGCGAGCTGGCACAGGCCAGAGACCGGGGCAGAATGGGAATACAGCTGCGCCCCTTTCTCCTTGTCTGGGACAGTGCCACCTGGTTCTGGCACAGACAGGTACTATCCTATACCCATGCCCGCCAGCAGCTCTTTTTTTCTGAAGCGGTCTCCTGGCTGGGAGACAGAAAACAGCCATTTTTCACCATTCTGGCACTCTGTCTGCTCTTCCTTTTTCTACGGTGTCTGACAAAGATGTTTCTCATGGGCTGGAACAAAGAGAAAAAAGAAAAGCTGCCCGTGGCCTGGCAGCTTTTCTGTCGCAGAATGGCAGATGCCGGACTGCCGAGGCATCCAGCGGAAGGGCCGGCGGATTACGGAGCAAGAATTTGTAGCCAGAGGCCGGATCTTTGCGCTGATACAGCCCCCCTGATAGAAACCTATATACGGCTCCGCTATGGCACTGAGCACCCGGACAGGGTGGATGTGGAACTTTTTCTCCAACAAATCAAAAAACGAAAAATCCCCTCTACA